From one Desulfurobacterium thermolithotrophum DSM 11699 genomic stretch:
- a CDS encoding YifB family Mg chelatase-like AAA ATPase: MVFTVRSFAVVGVDGVEVKVEVDAGRGLPGTVIVGLPDSAVKESKERVKAAIVNSGYPFPTKKIVVNLAPADVKKEGTLYDLPIALGILGSANLVFPEKLNDYIIAGELGLKGEVGRIKGILSAAILAKEKGFKGIIVPEGNVEEATLIDGIEVIPVKNLVEVVSFLNGDLEIEPAGKKEIDTKYEFEVDMSDIVGQYQAKRALEIAAAGHHNLFMIGPPGSGKTMLARRLPTIMPPMSEEEIVETTKIYSVAGLFSEIPVVKRPFRAPHSGASEVALIGGGASLKPGEVSLSHNGVLFLDEMAEFKRSALEALRQPLEDGFVTISRASGTVTFPANFSLVAASNPCPCGFRGFEDENHYCKCSPSQVKKYLGKISGPIMDRIDIHITVPAVKPEELKNKKTGETSEKIRERVISAHEIQKRRFEDLKINFNSQMGRREILQFCKLEGEAEELLNSAVKTLGLSARAYGRVLKLSRTIADLSGSDLITRVHIAEALSYRPVDLVN, from the coding sequence ATGGTTTTTACTGTTAGAAGTTTTGCAGTGGTGGGGGTTGATGGAGTTGAAGTAAAAGTTGAAGTAGATGCCGGGAGGGGACTGCCGGGAACAGTAATTGTTGGACTTCCCGATTCTGCCGTTAAGGAAAGTAAAGAAAGAGTAAAAGCTGCGATTGTGAATTCAGGCTATCCTTTTCCGACGAAGAAAATAGTTGTAAATCTTGCACCTGCGGATGTCAAAAAGGAAGGGACTCTTTACGACCTTCCTATAGCACTCGGGATTCTCGGTTCTGCTAACTTGGTTTTTCCGGAAAAGTTAAATGATTACATAATAGCGGGAGAGCTCGGGCTAAAAGGAGAGGTTGGACGGATAAAAGGAATTTTATCTGCTGCTATCTTAGCAAAAGAAAAAGGTTTTAAAGGAATTATTGTTCCTGAAGGTAACGTTGAAGAAGCTACATTAATAGATGGAATTGAAGTAATTCCTGTAAAGAATCTTGTTGAAGTAGTTTCTTTCTTAAATGGAGACCTTGAAATAGAACCTGCAGGAAAAAAGGAAATTGATACAAAGTATGAGTTTGAAGTTGATATGTCTGATATCGTTGGGCAATATCAGGCAAAAAGAGCTCTCGAAATAGCAGCAGCCGGGCATCACAACCTTTTTATGATAGGTCCACCAGGCTCTGGAAAAACAATGCTTGCAAGAAGACTTCCCACGATTATGCCTCCAATGAGTGAGGAAGAAATAGTAGAAACAACAAAAATCTATAGTGTTGCAGGACTTTTTTCTGAAATTCCTGTAGTAAAGAGACCGTTTAGAGCTCCTCACTCAGGAGCTTCTGAAGTTGCTCTTATAGGTGGGGGAGCTTCTCTAAAACCAGGGGAAGTAAGTTTATCTCATAATGGAGTTTTATTCCTTGATGAAATGGCAGAATTTAAACGTTCGGCGTTGGAAGCTTTAAGACAGCCCTTAGAAGACGGTTTTGTAACTATTTCAAGAGCTTCAGGAACTGTTACCTTCCCTGCAAATTTTAGTCTGGTAGCGGCTTCCAATCCCTGTCCCTGCGGTTTCAGAGGGTTTGAAGATGAAAATCACTACTGCAAATGCTCTCCTTCACAGGTAAAGAAGTACCTTGGAAAAATCTCGGGTCCCATTATGGACAGAATAGACATCCACATTACGGTTCCTGCCGTAAAGCCGGAAGAGCTAAAAAATAAGAAGACCGGAGAAACCTCAGAAAAGATAAGAGAAAGGGTTATAAGTGCTCACGAAATTCAGAAAAGACGTTTCGAGGATTTAAAGATAAACTTTAACTCCCAGATGGGGAGAAGAGAAATTTTACAATTTTGTAAATTAGAAGGAGAAGCAGAAGAGCTCCTAAATAGCGCTGTAAAAACTCTCGGACTGTCTGCAAGAGCTTACGGCAGAGTTTTAAAACTTTCCCGAACCATTGCTGATTTATCAGGAAGTGATTTGATTACAAGAGTTCACATAGCAGAGGCATTAAGTTATAGACCCGTTGATTTAGTTAATTAG